TCGATCTATGCTACCGCGTAGGGATGTATGGGCTTAGAATATTCGGGACAAGAGACGGTCGTTCTGCAACCTTGGGGGCGTCAGACGATGGCAATGAGCTACTCGAATCGGACATTGTCGGTTCGTCTCAAGGGTGCGGCGAATTGCTTCCCTACAACCCTTCGGACGGTTGGATCGCTTCAACAGGAGTCGAGACTCGCGACGAATGGCTACGTCTCGGTTTCGGTCTGAACGAGTTTCTTGCCGCTTTTCGCGACGAAGGAACCGAGGGGCCCTGACGCAACTCGTTTGTTGACGCCGAAGGGCGATAGAGAAAAATGCGACCTTTTCGCAGATTGGATCCGGCACTTTGGCGTCAAGTAGTAGCACTTCAGTGTCGCGCATTATTGCGTCTTATCCCCGCGGGGTTGAACACGAATTGGTCGAAGGCCATCCCTACTTTGCAGTGACTCGCACTGATCCTCCAATGGGGAGTAGTGAAATTCAGCGAATCTGGGGTGATCGTCACGTTCCGCCGCAGCTAATTGGGCTATGGACGACAGTTGCCAGCCGTATCTACTTGCTCTATTCGGAAGGTTCCAACGGGTTAGTTATCTACGACCCGACAACCAGCCTGGAGGAGACGCGGGCGCTTGAAAGCGACTACTGGATTGAGGATGATCGTTACCACGAAGCGGATGTGATAGTCGGAGACTTTCAGGGCTACGATTCGCGCTTGATCTTCTCGCCAGATGATGGATGGCTAATCTATAGTGCCATAGAAACCAGGGAATCGTGGTTGCGATTGGGGGGTGAACTAGACGAGTTCCTGATCTCTTTCCGTGATGCTGGCGGGACTGATGGTGACTGGGGTCGCCCGTTCTTCCGGGACTAATGTCTGCCCCCGGAGCCACTTCCGGAGGGCGCGCTTGATCGGCCGGCTGGAGGTCAACGACTGACCTTGAGTGAGTCGATGCAGACGCTGCTTGGCAATGGGCGTCTGGAGGGTCGTGTCCACGAGCGGATCGGCCAGGGCGGGACACGGAGCTACTACCTGCTCGACCGAGACGACAGTCGACAGTTGGTCGAACGTGCCGTGGCCGGTATCGGACACGCCGACATCACCAGCGAGACCGTGTTCGAACTCGACGACGGGACCGGCGTGACCGCCTCTGGCGACACCGCTGTGCAGGATGTGCGCGGTACGTGGTCGGTGTCGGGAACCAACGAGGCCGGGAACCCCCAGAGATCGGCGATAATCGACGGCAAGAAGGGCATCGTCACTCTTTAGCCGTATCCCAATGAACGCATTCGGAATACATCACCGGTGACGTTCCAGCCACAGTTCGTGATTTTGACGCCGACGACAAGCTCATCCGCGAACGGGTTCTCGACTCAGGCACGGTCTACGCCGACGACGGACTCATCTGGGACGTCGCCCTGACCTTCATCCCCGTCGGCGGATGGATAGGCAAGGGTGCCAAAGCACTCTGGTCGATCGCCGACCGCAACGACATGATCAGCGGCGACGGAGCAGACGCGGGCCCCAGCGGCGGGAAGCCTGATCCGTGCGAGCCACCGGCGATCCTACATTCAAACCGGGGCGGTCCAGCAGCGGTAGACAACCCAGCAGATGCGCTTAATCCGGGTGAACAACAGACGCTAAGCGACGCACTTCGGCCTGACGAATGGAGCACGTGTTTGTCCCAAAGCATAAGCTGGACTCTCTAGTCGAGCGAAGCGGCGGCGAGGAAGCCGCGATGCGCGAGATTGTCCGAAGCATCCAAGGTCCAGACCTACCGACCAGGAGACCATTTGAGGTGGAGCGGGCCATCGGCGGTGAGATGGTAGTAATTAGAGGTGCCGTGGTGAATGGCATCCCGAGAATCGGAACGGTGTTCATACGATGACGACAAAGATTTCTGAAGGCCAGCACGAAGCGCTCATGCTCTTGGCGCGCGTGCAATCTGATCCTGTGATATTGGCTCAAATGGAGCTAGTAACAACTTACGAAGGGCCGCCCACGATGGCTCGGCTTGATGTCTCGTCGTCAGGAATGGTTGGACAGAAGGGCGGACCTTGCCCTTCTGCGATTGCAGTTATTGACGATTCGGGTGAACTAGTCGGAGAACTTATACTGTGGATTGCGAATGGTAGAATTGAAACGGTTGAGCAAACCTGGTACTCGGCCGAAGTTCCGACGGAGCTACCTTCGCGGGAGTCGGTATCGACATATGCTGACCTGGGTTTCGGTCGTCGATAGGGATCGCAGTGTCCTTCCGCACTGTGAGCTCTGCATCCTGCGCGGGCTTGAACCCGGAGGGTGGGCAGCTTGATTCAACGAATCCCGTTCTGGCGGGAGATGCGTTCCACGCCGACCTAAGGAAGTTGCGGAGCAGTACCTTGAGTACCTCAGGGTACTGTGGACAGAAGCGTGGGGGATCCAGTGATAATCATATTTGAGCGCGGGCTGCAGAAGTACGCAATCGAATGGACGAGTGAGCCTCCAGCTTGGCCGAGGATTGGAGTAGAGCAGTGCTGGGGGGTTGATGCTGATCTTGAGCCCTCTCCCTTGGAGTCGGACTATGGAAGATCTGTCTGGTTAGAGATGTTTGTCCCTCAGGGTGGGACATACATGCACAGCTGCATGGGGCTGTCTATCCTTACGCAAGGGCAACCTGGGTTGGAAATGGCGACCACGTCAGCCGACGCCTACCTCTCAGATGGTGATTTCGCGGTTGAAAGTGTCATGGGGAAGAAGCCGATGTGGATGGGTCTTCCCGAGGATGTCGTGGATCTTGCAAAAGACCGCATCTTGTCGTGGATCAGCAAACGGGGGCAAGGGGAGCGGCTGAGGTCGTTCGGATGCGGCTTTGAAGTTCATGCGGCATCTCTTCGCGGTGTCGATTTCTCGGCACGAATTCTGTTGGCCGCAATGGACGTGCATTCTGACGATGAGCTGAGATCGGCAGACTGCATGTTGGAGGTTCTTGGTGACCGAACTACGGTCGTCGCGAGCGGAATGCGTAGTGACCCAGTGATACATGACCCCGGCCGCGGTCGTGCGCCGTTCGGCTTGAAGCGTCACGGGTTTGATAGAGGGTAGTTAACACGAGTGTGCGTCCCCGGTCCGCGAACGTGGTTCCACTCGTGCTGATCCACGCCGAGATGCCGCACAGCCGGGACGCGGTCGGGTCCGAGGCGACACGGCCGAACCGTCAGGGTGATCGCCGACGGTCGGTACTTCGGCAAGGCAGTCGTCGCCCGGTGACCAACCCACCGCGAGGCCGGTGAAGATCGTGCCAGTTAGCCCCGCGCCGAACGGCGACTGATCACCACGCCTGCGGCGATCGCGCCGACGCCGAGCACTCCGAGGACGGTGGGCAGGACGACGGTGACAATAGTGACCGGGCGCTGGCGGGCCGCAGCGGCGTCGGCCGCGTCGCGTCGGGACTGACGGTCGCCGATCAGCGTCGTCTCGATGTTGACCAACCGGAAGTCGCGCAGCTCGCGCGACCGGGCGGCGAGGGCGGGGATGAAACGGAACTCCTCGGAGATGTGGACACGCTCGTCGACGATCACGCCGGTCGCGACGTCGACATACAGGTCGCGCACCGAAGAATGATGCAGCGTGGCAGTCAGGGGTTCGTGGGGTGCGACCCCGCGGAACGTTCCGAACCACGACGCTGGACGGGTCACGACGGCGCGGGTGTCGAATCGCGACAGGTCGGTGTCGGAGACGGTCGCGGTGAAGTGCACGGTGTTGCGGCCGTCGACGGTCTCGGTGCCGGTCTCGGCAAGGAGGACCGATTGGCGAGTCGTCACGTCGAAGTATCGCGGGGAGGTGAGCTCGAAGTCGTACGGCAGCAGGTAGGTGAAACCCGTACGGTTGGGGATCGACACCGCGCCCTTCTTGTCGTCGAACTGGACTTCGGACGCGTCACCGGTCGGCAGGGCCGTCACCCGATCGATCGTGACCCTGTCGATCGTCGCCGCCAAGGTCTGTTCCGCGCAGACGTCCTTCGCCTTCACCGACTTCCCGTCGACGAGGTAGTGGTCGACGCCGAGCGATGTTCCCGCTTGCAGTGTCACCACGTCGGCGTCCGACGGGCGGACGGCGACGACCCGACGACGCTGCTGGACTTGTGCTTCGAGGACCCGCGCAGTGGGTCGGTCGAGAGAACATCGATCGAGGACTCGAGACCTGTCCGACCCGTCCCCCACCCAGGTGGTGTCGACGTCGAGGCCGACGGCGCGGAACCGGTCGCCGACGACCGGTCCCACCGCGATCGCCGCCGCCACCAGCAGCGCGCCGAGGAAGAACGCCGTCGGAGCCAGCAGGTCACGTGTCGTCCAGCGAGGCGTGGGGGTCTCGGCCATGCTCCAGACCGTACCCGGGCACTAGATTGGGTCGGGACATGAACGCCACCGCGGATTCACCTCGGCCCTTCTACCCGCAGCTCGAAGGCATGCGGGCGGTGGCCGCGCTCGGCGTCCTCACCACACACGTCGCATTCCAGACCGCGACGCTGGACGTCCCGGTCATCGGACCGATCCTCGGGCGACTCGATCTCGCCGTCGCGTTGTTCTTCGCGCTCAGCGGTTTCCTGCTGTGGCGGCCGTACGCGGTCGCCGCTCGTACTGATGCAGCACCGCCTGCAGTCGGTCGCTATCTACGGCATCGATTCGTTCGCATCTGGCCCGCGTACGCGGTCGTGGTGATCGTGGTGTTGCTTCTGCTGCCGCAGGCCCGCGGGTCGTCGGTCACCGTGTGGATCGCGAACCTCACGCTCACTCAGGTGTTCGTGCCCCTGACGTTGGCCCCCGGACTCACCCAGATGTGGAGCCTGTCCGTGGAGGCGGCGTTCTACCTGCTGTTACCGGTGTTCGGTTATGCATTGATCCGGATGCGCGGACCTCGGGCGCGACGCCGCGTTC
This genomic window from Gordonia sp. PDNC005 contains:
- a CDS encoding porin PorA family protein, translated to MAETPTPRWTTRDLLAPTAFFLGALLVAAAIAVGPVVGDRFRAVGLDVDTTWVGDGSDRSRVLDRCSLDRPTARVLEAQVQQRRRVVAVRPSDADVVTLQAGTSLGVDHYLVDGKSVKAKDVCAEQTLAATIDRVTIDRVTALPTGDASEVQFDDKKGAVSIPNRTGFTYLLPYDFELTSPRYFDVTTRQSVLLAETGTETVDGRNTVHFTATVSDTDLSRFDTRAVVTRPASWFGTFRGVAPHEPLTATLHHSSVRDLYVDVATGVIVDERVHISEEFRFIPALAARSRELRDFRLVNIETTLIGDRQSRRDAADAAAARQRPVTIVTVVLPTVLGVLGVGAIAAGVVISRRSARG